In one Rubripirellula tenax genomic region, the following are encoded:
- a CDS encoding transcriptional regulator, protein MPKTIGSTNQTSDDTPIELQEMAKAIASLPERYRDVVAPAMQRVVECSTRRRRILNLVQEALSQLRLDMKYLIFDLEATRRERDQYKEMLEKDGLL, encoded by the coding sequence ATGCCAAAGACCATCGGATCCACCAACCAAACCTCCGACGACACTCCGATCGAGCTGCAAGAAATGGCCAAGGCGATTGCTTCGCTGCCCGAACGCTATCGCGATGTGGTTGCTCCCGCGATGCAACGCGTCGTCGAATGCAGCACTCGTCGACGCCGCATTCTGAACTTGGTTCAAGAAGCCCTGTCGCAACTTCGCTTGGACATGAAGTATCTGATCTTCGACCTCGAAGCGACTCGTCGTGAACGCGACCAGTACAAAGAGATGCTCGAAAAAGATGGACTTCTGTAG
- a CDS encoding DUF1499 domain-containing protein yields MNVQSIVRGLTTNHAQLSDKAEDRILRPVQLAETPTSVADKIVQWTEHESGWALVSREPDDNGAVIALHLTRTTRIFRFVDDIRVQIVADPGGRSCRVDAESQSRVGKGDLGQNARNLRALVTAIR; encoded by the coding sequence ATGAATGTTCAAAGCATTGTCCGTGGCCTGACGACAAATCATGCCCAACTCAGTGACAAAGCCGAAGACCGAATTCTGCGACCCGTCCAACTTGCCGAGACTCCCACGTCGGTCGCCGACAAAATCGTCCAGTGGACCGAACATGAGTCCGGCTGGGCACTTGTTTCGCGAGAACCCGACGACAACGGGGCCGTCATTGCGCTGCATCTGACTCGTACAACGCGAATCTTCCGATTCGTGGATGATATCCGAGTTCAAATCGTCGCCGATCCGGGCGGCCGCAGTTGTCGGGTCGATGCGGAAAGCCAGTCCAGGGTCGGAAAGGGCGACCTTGGGCAGAATGCTCGGAACCTTCGCGCGCTGGTCACCGCCATTCGCTAG
- a CDS encoding mandelate racemase/muconate lactonizing enzyme family protein: MSRFRKSTDVEIQSVRLHYLPVTMRMPLKFGPESVSSVTCARVAVTVVDADGKTAVGWGETPLSVTWAWPSAAMTYAQRFDAMTDFCGQLAKNWTSNPATGHALEIGHHFLDHIMPSMVESFNAGRGEHAMPHLAALIAASAFDIATHDAYGKLHDVDIYDTYNEKYLSDDLSAYLTPEQGSGISFAGKFPCDYLVADPPTSLPVWHLVGGLDPLEDSDRIGTEPDDGYPVTLRQWIVRDGLDCLKIKLRGNDASWDYDRIVRVGEMSLELGVKSLSADFNCTAETTEYVNEILDKLKSQHPAIDELIIYVEQPFPYDLEKRQIDTHSVSERKPLFLDESAHDWRFVAMGKRLGWTGVALKTCKTQTGALLSLCWAKAHGMPLMVQDLTNPMLAQIPHVRLAAHAGTIMGVESNGMQFYPDASLQDAAVHPGIYRRRDGRLDLSTIRGPGFGYRIDEVNRELPDPVTV, encoded by the coding sequence ATGTCTCGTTTTCGTAAATCTACCGACGTCGAAATTCAGTCGGTGCGGCTGCACTATTTGCCCGTCACGATGCGGATGCCGTTGAAGTTCGGCCCCGAGTCGGTTTCGTCCGTCACGTGTGCCCGGGTCGCCGTCACCGTCGTCGACGCCGACGGAAAAACAGCGGTTGGTTGGGGCGAGACTCCGTTGTCCGTCACGTGGGCGTGGCCGTCGGCGGCGATGACGTACGCCCAGCGTTTCGATGCGATGACGGATTTCTGCGGCCAACTTGCCAAAAACTGGACATCCAATCCAGCCACCGGCCACGCGTTGGAAATCGGGCACCACTTCCTGGACCACATCATGCCGTCGATGGTCGAGTCCTTCAACGCCGGTCGTGGCGAACACGCGATGCCGCATCTTGCTGCGCTGATCGCTGCCAGCGCATTCGACATCGCGACTCATGACGCTTATGGAAAATTGCATGACGTCGATATCTACGATACGTACAACGAAAAGTATCTGTCCGATGATTTGTCGGCGTACCTGACGCCCGAGCAAGGCAGTGGCATTTCGTTCGCCGGCAAATTTCCTTGTGACTATTTGGTTGCCGATCCACCGACGTCGCTTCCGGTGTGGCACTTGGTCGGCGGACTCGACCCTTTGGAAGATTCGGATCGCATTGGCACCGAACCCGACGACGGGTATCCGGTCACGCTTCGCCAGTGGATCGTTCGCGACGGGTTGGATTGTTTGAAAATCAAACTCCGGGGTAACGATGCGTCATGGGACTATGATCGTATCGTCCGTGTCGGCGAGATGTCGTTGGAGCTTGGCGTGAAGTCGTTGTCGGCTGATTTCAACTGTACGGCCGAAACCACCGAATACGTGAACGAGATTCTGGACAAGTTGAAGTCGCAGCATCCCGCCATCGACGAACTGATCATTTATGTCGAACAGCCGTTTCCCTATGACCTGGAAAAACGCCAGATCGACACGCACAGCGTTTCCGAGCGTAAGCCGTTGTTCCTTGACGAAAGTGCTCACGATTGGCGATTCGTCGCGATGGGAAAGCGTTTGGGCTGGACCGGCGTGGCTTTGAAGACTTGCAAAACACAAACGGGTGCACTTTTAAGTCTTTGTTGGGCGAAGGCGCACGGGATGCCGTTGATGGTGCAAGACTTGACCAATCCGATGCTGGCCCAGATCCCACACGTCCGATTGGCCGCGCACGCCGGCACGATCATGGGCGTCGAATCGAACGGGATGCAGTTCTATCCCGACGCATCATTGCAGGACGCCGCCGTCCATCCGGGGATCTATCGTCGACGCGATGGTCGCTTGGATCTGTCAACGATCCGCGGCCCCGGTTTCGGGTATCGGATCGACGAAGTCAATCGCGAGCTGCCCGATCCGGTTACCGTTTGA